CAGCAAAACCATCTTCGCGATTCACGTATAATTTTTCATTCGCAATCACAACGCTTGAAGCAACAATGTTTTCAAACGATTTTATTTCTGTTTTGCGTTCGCGTCCTGTTCCGTATTTCTTTTTTAGATTTTTAAAATACTCCACTGCATAATCAACCAGATGAACCAAATGATGTTCAATTTCTTTGATGCGCGTATCCAAGGTTTTCATTTTTTCATCTGCTTTCGCAGAATCAAAACGTGTGATGCGAATCATCGGAATTTGAGTTAGTTTTTCAAAATCATCGTTGGTAATTTCACGAATAAATTGTTTTTTGTATTTCGCAAAACGTCCGTCTAAGTAGTCGAATAATGTTGTTTTATCTGAATATTTTTTGAAATCAATATACATTTCATCTTTGATAAAAATCTTTTCGAGCGAAGCAAAAAGAAAAGATTCTTGTAATTCTGCTTTTTCAATTTCCAATTCTTTGCGCAACAATTGCAACGTTTGATGTGTTGAGGTTTTCAACATTTCATTGACACCCACAAACCGCGGTTTATTGTCTTCAATGATACACGCATTGGGCGAAATAGGCGTTTCGCAAGATGTAAAAGCGTACAACGCGTCAATGGTTTTATCAGGCGAAATTCCAGGAGCCAAATGCACCGCGATTTCTACATTTTCGGCAGTGTTGTCTTCTACTTTTCTGATTTTTATTTTACCTTTATCATTTGCAGAAACAATTGAATCAATCAATGATGTGGTCGTTGTACCAAATGGAATTTCAGTAATCAACAATGTTTTTTTATCCAATTGTGAAATTTTCGCGCGTACACGAATTCTTCCACCTCGCAAACCTTCATTGTAATTCGAAAAATCCGCCATTCCGCCAGTCGGAAAATCAGGATATATTTCTACTTTTTTACCTCTTAAAATAGCAATGGAAGCGTCGATTAATTCATTGAAATTATGCGGTACTATTTTACATGCCAAACCAACGGCAATGCCTTCCACACCTTGTGCCAGCAACAATGGAAATTTTACCGGAAGTACATCGGGTTCTTTGTTTCGCCCGTCATAACTGGTAAGCCACTCGGTTGTTTTCGGATTAAAAACAACTTCCAATGCAAATTTAGAAAGTCGTGCTTCAATGTATCGCGCAGCAGCAGCGGAATCTCCGGTTAAAATATTTCCCCAGTTTCCTTGTGCATCAATCAAAATATTTTTTTGTCCTAAAGCCACCAAAGCATCGCCAATAGAGGCATCTCCATGCGGATGGTATTTCATCGTATGACCAATTACGTTGGCAACTTTATTGTAACGTCCGTCTTCCATTTCCCACATCGAGTGTAAAAGTCGGCGTTGAACTGGCTTCAAACCATCTTCAATGGCGGGAACAGCACGCTCTAAAATAA
This genomic window from Bacteroidia bacterium contains:
- a CDS encoding DNA gyrase/topoisomerase IV subunit A is translated as MSENIENTDQNEAFENSGSDSANIIPISGMYQNWFLDYASYVILERAVPAIEDGLKPVQRRLLHSMWEMEDGRYNKVANVIGHTMKYHPHGDASIGDALVALGQKNILIDAQGNWGNILTGDSAAAARYIEARLSKFALEVVFNPKTTEWLTSYDGRNKEPDVLPVKFPLLLAQGVEGIAVGLACKIVPHNFNELIDASIAILRGKKVEIYPDFPTGGMADFSNYNEGLRGGRIRVRAKISQLDKKTLLITEIPFGTTTTSLIDSIVSANDKGKIKIRKVEDNTAENVEIAVHLAPGISPDKTIDALYAFTSCETPISPNACIIEDNKPRFVGVNEMLKTSTHQTLQLLRKELEIEKAELQESFLFASLEKIFIKDEMYIDFKKYSDKTTLFDYLDGRFAKYKKQFIREITNDDFEKLTQIPMIRITRFDSAKADEKMKTLDTRIKEIEHHLVHLVDYAVEYFKNLKKKYGTGRERKTEIKSFENIVASSVVIANEKLYVNREDGFAGYGLKKDEFVSDCSDIDEIIIFRKNGTMMVTKISEKAFVGKDLIHIAVFKKNDERTIYNMIYTDGAKGAVMMKRFAVTGTTRDKEYILTKGTANSEVLYFTANPNGEAEVVTVFHKAMAGLRKVEFDVNFSELAIKGRNSIGNIVTKYPVRKIILAEKGLSTLGARKIWFDDTVKRLNSDVRGTYLGEFGAEDKILTITQSGHYKLNSHDLSTHFEDDIVLIEKYFPNQPVTTIYYDGESKNYFAKRFLLEASDKKIVFISENPESRMELVTTDTNPIVELKFSKNKDKEIPDEKINLVSFIGVKGLKAKGNRLSNGKIKEINLLPSEEIPLDVEAENFEESGLSPVEELRKTVHKDPVVPEKSEEKNKKKSDEDKLNQMTLGF